TGGGCTCTTCGGCCGCGGGTTCCTCCGCCGCGGGTTGCTCCGCCGCGGGTTGCGAGGCCGCGGGCTCCTCGCCTGCGGGCTGCGAGTCGCCGGGCTGCGATTCCCCGGGCCGGATCTCGGCCGGCCGAGACTGCTCTGCGGGCGGCTGCTCGTCCGGCGACGCCGCGAGCGGTGGCCGAGTAGATTCCGCCGGCGCCTCCGGTTCGTCCGCGGGCGTGCTCCGATCCAGGTCGAAGCTGCGGGTGGGCCGCGGGCTCTCCGCCTGCTCGTTGTCGGCGGGTTCGCTCCGCGCCGTCGATGTCGGGCGGTCGGTGGTGCGCGGTGTGGTTTCCCCGTCCGCGCAGGCGGCCGGCCCTAGGGCGAATACGGCCACGACGATCGCGATACCCACTGCACGCCGCATCCGCAGCTCCTACTCGTCGGAGTGGTCGCTGCGACCGTAAGGACGACAGGGGGCCGGTGACATCGCTCGGAGCGAGTGACTCGCACCGGCGGATCGCCCGTCGCCCGACTCCGCCGCCCGGTCGAACGGGTCAACGCAGAGATCAACTCATCCTCCGAACGTCGGGGGATGCAGACGTAAGTCGCGGGTGCAGCGACCAAAGTCCGTCGCGGCGCGACCGCGACAACGGCGATCTTGGGAACCCGTCGCGAAGTCCACCGGGAGCGTCTTGTGCTGCGTTGCACCCGAAAGGGCTGGGCCGGGGGGCCGGCGCTCGGCTTGTTCCTTCTTGCGCCCCTGATCGGCGAGTACCTGCACGGCAACATGTCAGTGACCGCCTTGCCGTGGCTTGTGCTCACCGCGCCGCTCTACGGCGGTGGCGCGCTGCTGGTCCGGGAAGCCGCCCGCCGCACCCGGCGAGGCTGGCCGACGGTCTTCCTGCTTGGTCTGGCCTACGCGGTATTCGAGGAAGGACTGGTGACGCACACCCTGTTCAACCCTTCCTACTTCGGTTACCCGCTGCTGAGCTGGGCGCGTCTTCCTGTGGTGGAGATGGGTGCATGGTGGACGATTTTTGTTCTCACTTTGCATGTCGTATGGAGCATCAGCGCATCGATCGCACTGGCTGAAGCGCTTGTCCCTCACCGGGCGGCGGAGCCGTGGCTGAGCAACCGCGGGATAGTCGTTATCGGCATCGTGTTCGTCCTGGGCGCCGCGACGAACTGGCTGGCCACGTACGATCTCGAGCAATTCGTACCGGCCGCCGAGCAGCTGACCGGTACGGCGGTCACGGTGGTGCTGCTCGTCGTCGCCGCGTTCAGGGTCGCCGGGCGGCGACACAGCCCGATCGGATGGCGGAGCCCGATCGGGCGAGCGGCACCGTCTCCGGGGTGGGTCGCGACGACCGCTTTCGTCATGACCAGCGTGTTCATCGTGCTCGGTTGGTTCCCCGGCTGGCCGACTGTGGCGGTTTACCTAGGCCTCTACCTGATCGGCTGGTTGCTGCTCCGCCGCTGGACCCGACGGCCCGGGTGGAGCGGGCGCCACGTGCTCGCGCTGACCGGCGGCGCACTGGCGACCTACGCCTGGTACGCGTTCCCGTCGCGGCCCTTGGTGGGTGCGGCCGGCCCCGTCGATACCGCCGGGAACGTTCTGTTCGCCCTTGGCCTTGTTGGGCTGCTCTGGCACGCGAGACGAGCAACCAGCATGTCCGCGCCCGCGCCAGAATGGCTGTCATGAGCCTCTGGTTGCGCCTATTGATCGGCGGTGCGGTGGGAGTGCTCGGCGTCGCCGTCTATGTCGTCGCCAGGACCTTCCTGGAGACGTCGAAGAAGCCTAACGTCTTCGCGCTCGCGGGGATCGCCGTCGCCGGCATGCTTCTCGCGGGTTTCGGCGGCTGGATCATCGGTCCCGTGTCGGTGGACGAATGGGTGCAGTGGACGTTCGTCGGCGCAGCGGCCACGGTATGCGTCGGCTGCATGGTTGCCCTCGGTAGGGGCCGTCTCTCGAGTACCCCGGCGCTGATCGCAGCCTATCTTGGCGGGCTCTCGGCCGGCTTGCTGGCGCTTCAGCTCACGATCGACCTGCTCACCGACTAGTCCCGTCAGGCCCTCAGAGTGCGCTGGGATCTGTCACGTCGTGCCGCGGACGAGTAGATGCGGGCTGAGCACTACGGGTGGCGGCAACTCACCCGCCAGGAGCTGATCGAGTTGGGCCACCGCGAGCTCGCCGAGCCGCCGCTTGTCGAGGTGGAGCGTGGTGAGCGGTGGCTCGATCAGTTCGCCGATGCTCAGACCGTCGAAACCGACGATCGCGCACTCCGCCGGAATGGCCACGCCGAGCCGACGCGCCGCTTGGAACGCACCCACGGCGACGAGGTCGTTGAAAGCGATCATCGCGGTCATCGCGGGGTGCCTGGTCCGTAGCGTCTCGAATGCTATGCCTCCGCCGGCCATCGACTCCTCGGCGACGAAGACCCAATTGTCGTCGATCGGCAGGCGGTGCGCGCGAGAGACGTCGAGGAAGGTTCGGCTCCGTACGGCGGGGTCGCAGTAGGAAACGCAGTCGATCATGCCGATGTGCCGGTGTCCTCGGCTGATCAGGTGCTCGAGACCGGCCCGGATGCCTGCCTCGCTATCGATTCGCACCACCGCGTGGATCCCCGTGTCCGGTGCCCGGTCGACGATGGCCAGCGGCACCCCGGCGACGTACGGCTCCAGTTCGGCGTCGGTATGGCTGAAGTACCCGACGAGGGCGTCGACCTGCTGGCCGAGTGACCGCAGCAGCGTCAGCTCGCGCGGGCGGTTGCCCTCGGTACTGGCGACGACGACCTGCCAATCCCGGGCGCCGGCCGCTTCGATGACTCCGGCGATGAACTCCGGATAGAACGGGTTGACCACGTCCGGGACAACGAGGCCGATCGTCACCACGTCGGGCCGGACGAGCCCGCGGCCGAACCGGCTGGGCCGGTAGCGCAGCTCGCGTGCGACGTCGAGCACGCGACGCTGGGTTTCCGGATCGATCTCCCCCTTGCCGTTGATCGCCCGCGAGACGGTCTGGTGCGAAACGCCGGCCGCCCTGGCGACGTCCCGGAGAGTGACCCGCTTGTCGGCGCCCGCCGTCTTCTCTGCCACCACGCCCTCACTCAATCACGACCGACACGACCTCGGCGATTGACGTCTGTCGGGCCATACGTCAGACTGCCGTTACCGTTCACGTTAACGGTAACGGGGACGTGCCGGCGAAGCGCTGCCCCGATTCGAGGAGGGACTGTGACTGCATCGAAGCATCCGCTTCCGCCCGGAACTCACCTCATGTTCCGTGCGGTGTTCGACGACTGGCAGACGCGAGCCGGGGTCCGGTCCGCGCTGCCGGACGCCCCTGTCGTCCCTGACGATCCGCAGCATCGCCGAGCCGTTCGGCGCCGGCTACACGTCTGGACGGTGCGGCTTAGGCGCGTCGTCGCCCGGAGGAGCCGTCCCGAACGCCGAGCCGTCGATCAGCGGTGGGCCCAGCCGTAGCCGCACCTGAGCGTCTTGGGCTCGGTGACCGGGACACACCCCCAGGTCCTGGCGCACTCGATCGCGACCTCGAGGGCAAACCCCGCCCGGGTGAGGCCGCGCAGAAGTCGGTGCGGTCTCGCTCGGATGCGCTATCTGGCCCCCTCTGTGTCAGCCCGCGACCAGCGTTGGCCGTTCTAGGCCGGGTATCGGCGGGTCCGGGGAGTGACTTTCGAAGCGTCGACGTCGTGAGTCGCCCGTTCCGGGGTACTCGCTTCCGGCGTGCGACCCGCCGTGCAACAGTGATCCGCGTGGCTGATGATGCGGGCGCCCTCCTCGGCCGCCGTGAGGAGTGCAACGCGCTCGACCGGCTCGTCGCGGACGTCGCCGGGGGCACGAGCCGGGTCTTGGTCGTGCGGGGTGAGGCAGGCGCAGGCAAGAGCGCGCTGCTGCGCTACCTGATCGCCCGCACGGAGCCCTGGTGCCTGCTGAGCGCCGCGGGCGTCGAATCGGAGCTGGAGCTTGCCTACAGCGGCCTGCACCAGCTCTGCATGCCGCTGGCCGACGGCATCCCGAGCCTGCCCGCCCCGCAGCGGACCGCGCTGGGAATCGT
This Cryptosporangium aurantiacum DNA region includes the following protein-coding sequences:
- a CDS encoding LacI family DNA-binding transcriptional regulator, coding for MAEKTAGADKRVTLRDVARAAGVSHQTVSRAINGKGEIDPETQRRVLDVARELRYRPSRFGRGLVRPDVVTIGLVVPDVVNPFYPEFIAGVIEAAGARDWQVVVASTEGNRPRELTLLRSLGQQVDALVGYFSHTDAELEPYVAGVPLAIVDRAPDTGIHAVVRIDSEAGIRAGLEHLISRGHRHIGMIDCVSYCDPAVRSRTFLDVSRAHRLPIDDNWVFVAEESMAGGGIAFETLRTRHPAMTAMIAFNDLVAVGAFQAARRLGVAIPAECAIVGFDGLSIGELIEPPLTTLHLDKRRLGELAVAQLDQLLAGELPPPVVLSPHLLVRGTT